The genomic segment TTAGCTATTGATAAGGGATTTACCGAACAGGATATTGATAGTTTCCTTGGAGAGCCGATTGAGAGTGATGAAATGTTTGCGCCCCATGACACACTTATTAAAATAGAATACCTGTATGATTTGGCAAGGATGGCTTGGGCAGACGGAAATATAGACGACAGAGAGAAGGATACCCTTTTGCGCTTTTGTACCGCGTTTGGATTTGCAGAGGAGAATATTCCACTCATCATAGAATTCCTATTGGAAGAAGCCAAGCGTGGCGCAAGCAAGCAATCTGTTATGGAACAAGTCAAACAAAACCTATAAAAATTATGGCGAAGCTGTTTAAAGGAATTTTTAATACAAACGCTGCACAAGCACCTACACAGACCGTTGCATCTGACATAACAACAGGTATATCAAATCATATACCTGCAACATCTCACACACCTTTTGACAAAGAAGACCATCATCAGGAGGGCAAAAGAAAAGGTGAAAGCCTTCGTGGTTCTCATGTAGGTTTAAAAGTATGCCTTCAAAGGATAGCAGCCAAGCTTGTTGAACGTGCAGGTATAGACAAAACAGCACAGGAAAAGCACATGGCAGACCTCCGTGAAAAACTAAGCGGGCTTAAAGAAAAAACTAAGCATTTGCATGAGGAAAAGAATGAAATCATTAACCAAAAAATTCCTCAGATAAATGCCGCAATAGACAAATTGGAGCATGAAATCATTGAAATTAAGAAAGACCCTACACCATACCTTGAAGAAAAAGCAAGCAAATTGGGATTGTACATTGGAGCAGGAATTCTGTTTTTCCTCACGGTATATCTATTCGTCTTTTACAGTTCTGCCAGCTACTCTGCCTTTTTTAAAGAGTTTCAAGTTACCGATGACATAACCATTTCGCAGCAATTATTTGATGCACAGGCAGTTGTTCGGGCATATCACGATGGTATAACCGAACTCGTGCTGATTCTTACCATTCCTTTCGTTTTTCTTGGATTAGGCTATTTGATTCATAAGTTTCAGGAAGGCAGTGGGGCAAAGATGTACTTTAAAGTTGCAATGCTCATTATAACTACGTTTTTGTATGATACCCTGCTGGCTTACGGCATTACAGAAAAAATATACGACATTAAAAGACAAGGAGGATTTAATGATATGCCTCCTTACAGTTTCACACTGGCTTTTCAGGATGTGCATTTTTGGACAATTATTTTTTCGGGCTTCCTTGTGTACATCATCTGGGGTTTCATCTTCGACTTCACAATGGCATCTTATCAGGCATTAGACAAGATTAAACTGCTGATACAAGCCCGAAGAGAGCAGATAGCACTCAAAGAATACGAC from the Rhodoflexus caldus genome contains:
- a CDS encoding tellurite resistance TerB family protein, producing the protein MMTEELKGYFKNLYRMMLSDDDIHEQELSMLYQLAIDKGFTEQDIDSFLGEPIESDEMFAPHDTLIKIEYLYDLARMAWADGNIDDREKDTLLRFCTAFGFAEENIPLIIEFLLEEAKRGASKQSVMEQVKQNL
- a CDS encoding coiled-coil domain-containing protein; this encodes MAKLFKGIFNTNAAQAPTQTVASDITTGISNHIPATSHTPFDKEDHHQEGKRKGESLRGSHVGLKVCLQRIAAKLVERAGIDKTAQEKHMADLREKLSGLKEKTKHLHEEKNEIINQKIPQINAAIDKLEHEIIEIKKDPTPYLEEKASKLGLYIGAGILFFLTVYLFVFYSSASYSAFFKEFQVTDDITISQQLFDAQAVVRAYHDGITELVLILTIPFVFLGLGYLIHKFQEGSGAKMYFKVAMLIITTFLYDTLLAYGITEKIYDIKRQGGFNDMPPYSFTLAFQDVHFWTIIFSGFLVYIIWGFIFDFTMASYQALDKIKLLIQARREQIALKEYDRRKLEERIQQIQQEINGIAIDITHLEEKIKHPSVTINIKELEHIVMQFLNGWLEYMTYAKIPSQEQEEAHKIAKEFIEKYRTVNLTQFNLTH